The genomic stretch CCTCGGGCACCTCCATATTTTCAGGTTTGCATGAGTCTGGTGGTTTTCTTGATCGAACCATGTCACCCACTTGCAGGCAATCCTTCGAGAGAAACCACTCGCTGTAGCCAGTAGAACTTGATTTCTCTGTAATCTTTCTACCCCCAGGATCAATCCAATTTCCATCTTGGAAAACTGCATTCTGTGAGCTGTAAATGGGGAAGCAAAATTGAACAAGCAAATATAAGGACCATTTTCTTCTGAAGTACACCCAGAGGATATTTGTGGGAAACAGTCATAAGCACATAATCAACACAAGAAGTCATACTATTAAACAGTTATGATCTCCTATAACAAAGAGAAATTTTAATTAGCAAAAGGATGCATTTTTTAAGGCAAGTAATCAGCAGTCTAATACTTGATATTCAACCAGAATTAAAAGTGACGCTCACAGCAATAACATGCATGGCAAATAATAGTCTGAGAGCAATGTCAATCTGCCACAAAGTCCAGGAAAAGCATCTGATCTAGTCAATACAGACCTACTGATAGGAAATACTAAGACCTGAAAAGTTGTCCTGAAGACAATCGCACCTGCATTCAGAATGTCTCACTTTCAAGTCCAGAATGACTTCCAATACATCAATGAAAAGTTTACTCAAGTCCTCCATTGCCAGGAAAACTGATGACCAATATTAGGAATTTTAATAATTCTTTAATTCTCTGTATTCGGCTTCCAAAACTAGATTAATTTATACTATGGATCATATGCATGCCTTATAAAACATGAACCTCCAGGATTAAGCATTCATTTTGGTAGTTAAATCCCTTAGTTTAAGCATTTATTCCAAAGCCCAGGAGGTGAATGCTtgagttgtttttttttcctgaagTTCAGAAAGCATATTATGAGAAAAAGATTAGATGCACTTTTATTCACTGAACCTTGTATTCCTCTGTTTTAAGAAGAAGTTGAACACGACAAGACAAAAGTGGACCTAAATCATAATACAATTGAAAAAGTATAATATCCTCATAGACAGAGCCATTTGAGGGGTATTAGTACgtaatataatatatttttaagaTTCTTGAAGGTACAAAAGTTTTAATTATAAAGATAATTTTGGGAAAACTAGGAGAAAACCTAATTTTCTAAAACTTGGGGTGGCAGTGGCCAGGTTTAGTCTATGGATATCGTAAACTCACATTCATTTATGATGCGTGAATCAGACTGGCAATTACTATAGAATTCTACTTTCTTCAATTAAATTTAGACATATGAACAAAAATGTAAAGATACAACAGAATAAGAAGAGACAATATACAAAGTCTGAAATCCAAGGCCTGCAATACGACAAAAGCCCtgaacttttcaattttcatatGACTCTTAACTGCATATAAGTACTTAGAGAATCTCCCGTCAAAGGgcatttaaaggaaaaaaaggaagagaaaaaaagtATCATTTTCAAATTAATGTATAAACTAAACCAGCTGTCCAGCCACAGAAGCCCTGCAAAAAGACATCCTTTGATCGACAAATCCATGTCATCCATGAAATTGCTCTTTTGCCCCAAATGCTTGTAGGGCTAATATAGTTCAGGGGATTAAGCAAGACTGGTTTAGAAATTGCTTCTTATCCTGTGTTTGGTGATAACCCTAGTATCTCAATTAAAGCTTCTATGCCACATATGTAGGATAAAACAATCCCCCAGGAAATAATTTTCACGGGAACATATGGAATCCAGTTTTTTGTTTCTAATTTTTCAATGAGACGAGACTGTAGGAGTGGCTTTATGTACCTTGTACCATTATGCTAAAATTTACTCAGAAAATGTTGCATCAGAAGAAGTTTGTTTGAGGTAAAACATTTGGTCAGATCCATCCGAAAGTTGGTTTGCAAGGACCAATATCTTTTGGTATTATCCTTTTTTTGTCTGAGATAGAACATAAGCAAGCCTTACCACCATGTATAAAAGTACAGATCAGGCCACCTAAGTTTCACACTTTCTCTGATAATATTACAGCTTTCAGATGATGTCTGCTCCTCATTTACATAGTTAATCAATTAAACATCACTCCCAATCTGCCTATATGTAGCCCATGCAATTTCTGCTGATCACTTGGTTTTGGCAGTCTTCAAATGCATTACAATTAAACATGCCTCGAGAAACAGATTCTTGTGCTACATTTTGAACACATGAGAGATTGCTTCCCATAAAAATAAATAGGAGAAATACCTTTTCAATGCATTCAGTATGTCTTCCATTAGAGGACGACTCCTCAAATCATACTCAAAACAACCACTAATGATATTCTGAACAGCAGGAGGAAGACCAGCAGGAATATGTGGTTTTTCTTGCCTTCTCACAACAGACCTGTAAATTTCATCAACTGATTTACCACTCCAAGGTTGCACACCAGTCAACATCTCCACGATGCTGCATGCAAATCCCCATGAGTCAGTCTCAAATGATATTGGACCTCTAACTTCTGGCTGCCACTGCTCAGGTGCCATGTAGTTTGGAGTACCAAGTCTTCGAGTCATCTCCAAACTCAGCAATGGAATTCCAAGCAGTACATAAGGAATTCCAACATCGCCTAGTATAGCATGGTTATTTTCGTTCAGTAGAAAATTGAAAGGTTTAAGGTTGAGAATTAGGATCTCTTTTGAATGCAGCTCCATTAATCCATGTGCCAGATCAGTTCCATACCTGTGcaataacaacaaaaacacATGACAATTTCTATTTGACAGGTTATCAGTTATCAAAGGGAAAGAAGCCCATAACAGCTGACTTTTGCACATAATACCAAGTATATGTCACCTTAAAACATCATGCAGTGAGAGCTTTCCACCCTTACGGCGGGACATCTTATCACCAATCGAGCCTTCATAGAACTTCATAACAATGCATAACTGGAAGAACACGTGTAGATTATCAGTAAATTCAGAAAAACTTCTGGCCACTAACTCTAAACTGGAACATCAATATTACCTTTCCACTTATCATGGAGAGACCTTGCATCCTACAAACAGATTCTAATTCTTgacacttggagaacaaatcatCCAACCTACGCAATACAACATTAATGGCATCTTCTTTTATAGGATGCAGCATCTTAACAGCAACCTCATGATACTCTTCATATTCTTCAGTTGCTTGATGTCGAGTTGCTAACCAAACGTCACCAAAGGGACCCCTTCCAATTCTATGTCGAAGCTTAATCTTTGAAGGATCAATCCATGGGCTAATCTGATTGGATGATGCAACGACAGTTGTGAGTTGATCAGAATCATCTCCAACAAGCTCAAAGTCAAAGGATGATGTCACTTGACTAGCAGCAATCTTTCCAGCCATCCCCTATAAccaacaaatatatatatatatatctctttCAGCTGATATTGAACCCAAAATTCTGGTTCTTTTCCTCCTCATGTACAAAACAAAAGTAAGATCCATATGAGGTAAGAGAAACGAgtaaaaatgagataaaagaaaagcaaaaatatCCAAAAACTCCTTAACTGTATTCACTATTCAGACAGAGTGACAGACCCACTAACAGGGGTTTGTTTCATTCATTCTAAATGCAGGTAAGGCTTCATACCAGTTCATGACATGGGTACCGTCAAACTGACATTTTTACTAGTAAAAGTTAACAGATGCTGAAATTTCGATTGTTTTGATTTTCTTTAGCAGTGGGTAGCATAGCTCATCTATTGCAATGATTTGTTTCAGCTATCAAGCTCAAAGTTCTAAATCCAAGCCACAACTTGACTGCTAATGGAGGCAACAAATCACGATCACAAAATCCTCTTTGTTTACgcctttaaaaaaaatcaaacagaTGGTTCACACCTCATAATTTTAACCCTACAACGAAAATAAATATCAAGACTAAAAATATCAACTTCTCATCAAGTtaaaaacaagaaggaaaaaaactCCCCAGAAACCATAACAAACTAACAACTTTATACTGTTTACCAAAAGCCTGTGATTAAAGTTCGTTCCTTTTCACAATCATCCTCAGCAACGTACATCAAGTCACaaattagccaaaaaaaaaaaacacatacaAGGCTTACTTGTACAGTGAAGTAGTAGAATTTGCAACTGAAAATGAAGGGGCGAAAGGTGAAATTTCGACGAATTAAGTGAAGGGTTGAGAGAGCATCAGCCAAGAATGATCACAGCATCATCTGGGGCTGTGAAAAGAAcaaaacccaaaaagaaaaaaaggtccCCAATGTTAATAAATATTCtactaaagaaaaaaaaaattattctgactaaagagagagaggagaaaCGAGAAATAAAGAGACCTATTGTTTGAGTGCCCAAGTTAGAGAGTATAAATATCACCATcagtatatttttaaaatgagtagaatttgttaaagaaattaGTTAAGTCCTCATTAGTAGGACTACAatttagaagaagaagaggaagaagaagaagaacaagaaaaattaggaaacgTGTGAAGGCGTCACCTTTGGGAAGGGGAGTGTATTGGTGTCACCACCAGAGTTATGCTGTTTCGGACCGTATACGTCGTTTATACTCTTAGAATTACATTACTTTCTTGTATTTATACTTatgctatttttctttttctctcccaaCAAATTTTCTTTGCAGAGAAAACATCCAACTAGATAGTTTATTGTCACCTCCCACCGGTGATCGAGAAGTCCCAAGTTCGAGTTTCTACTCTGCTGGATTCCTCCGCGCACATATCGTGCTTGGGCTGGGTTGGGGCGCCTGGCCGGgtcgcaggggattagtcgggtccCGTAAGAATTGACCCGAACACCCCTgtgtagacaaaaaaaaaaaagatagtttattgtcaagaaaaataaaaaactaagtAGTTTTCTTTGGTCCCCTTAACATTTGTCTCATATGCTAGGTCCTTGTCGAACTTGACAAATTTTGAGTATTCCTTCGAATATTCAAATCTTTTATATTTGTTCTGAATTCTTTGTATTTTAAGAAGCGAAgaagtgaaaagaaaatttaaattcaaaaccTCTAATTCTTTGAATTTCGAGATATTATAACTTAATATTGTGCAAATTATACTgcataaaaattaaataaaccaaaGTGAATTATTAGTTACGAAgtgtgacaaaaaaaaaacaatgaggTTAGCGATATTATTGATAAGATAAGCAAAGtagtaccaaaaaaaaaaaatggtactATATGTCTTTGACCTTGAAATAGTGAATGGTTGCAAATTGAATTGGGTATTTTGGCAATTCATATGATTTCCTTCTTTGTCGGTAAAAATAATTTGCAGTATCTGAATAATAATTAATtcctttttgacaaaaaaaaagagaataataaTTAATTCCTTGACatataacaaaaaaaagggCGTCTGAATTTTTTTGTACGTGCATGCATAAATGGAACAACATAAATTGCATCAAAGTCTTAAACAAAAAATGTGACAAGAAAATATTAAGAGAGTGAGCTAAACTAGTGGTGAAGTTAAAGAAACATGATAAGATTTGAAGGGCGTAAAAGTAAATAGAAACTGAAAGTTCAGACCAACAGGCCCAGTTAGTTTTTACCGTTCTGCTGGCTAGATTTTGccaatgaaataaattaaaagctGGCATTGGGTGGAGGACTGCACATAGAGCTCGAACCGAGTATCTCATGTTTGAACTCTGTTCGTTAAGCGATTTGAACAACATTCGTGTTCGTTTGTtaattttcgaactccaaacctgTGTTTGTATTCGGTTCATTAAGTAAAGTTTATGTTCGAGATCGAGTTCGTGTTCGGTTCGTTTTATATTAAACGAGCCGTTCACGAACATGCTTGAAATGctcgaatccaaattattttaagCCTTAAATATACCATACAAATCATTAatcattctaaaaaataattaaaacactaagtgactaaattctattattcattaactatataactaatattaacataaaaataacaaattataccctccaaatataaaagtctAGCCATAAAATTAACCCTCAAATTTGTCAAATGATAATAATACCCATGTTCGTgaacgttcgttaaaactcgcgaacatgCTCGTATTTGCTCGATtattaatcgaacaaaaaaattcGTTCGTACTCGATTCGTTTAAGGTTTTGAACGAGTCTTTCATGAACATGAACGTGTCAAAATGAACCGAGTTACCGAATAGTTCGgttcgtttaacagctctaACTTCACAGTCAATTACATTGTGTTTCTTGCAATAGCTAATtctttcaataaaaaaaaaaaaagcaaattcTAGTGACCGATGCTATccacatttttatttattttttaaataaatgtTTGTTTGTGATTTTTTCCTAGTAGAGGAAGGATGAGATTTAAGAAACGAGGAGAAGAAATGATAATCTGAATTCAGGAGCTGGGGTCTCGACCATAACTAATAAATTTAGGCCTTCTCAGCCACTGATCTTCAATACCTAAACGAATAAACCAGTTTTGCTTCTACGTAGAGGGGAACAGAGCAAACATGCATTTCAGAGTACACACTACTAAGTCACTAATGGACAAAAGTAGATAATGGTATTGATTTGCATTAAGTGGTGACAAAATCTAGACAGCTGAATCAAGAAATTCATGTTGTTCATGATGATTCAGATCAATCGCACGCAAAGTTAAACTAAATGCAGAAAGCTAATGAAGCTGAAGAAATGGGACAGCATTAATAATATGATATGCAGGCAGGAAACCGGAAGAGAGCCACCAGAACAAATGCTGAAGAAGTGTGTATTATCCCCAGGAGACACCAAAATTCATAAAGTTGAAAGTCCATCCATTCATAAGCAATCAATGAAAAGGGAGGAATTGTGGACAATCTCATCACTGAGAGAACCAGTATGAGAATCAAGAGCCTTGACAATGGTGTCTACCTTCTGCTCTTGAAAAATTAGCCAAGGCCTTCTTCAACTCTTAGTTTAGTTTTACTTTCTTCTACCTCAGCCAGCTTTTGCTATACTCGCAGCTGAATCTCTTCCTTGCTGAGGCCTTAAATCTGATTTTCTCGACAGCTGATTGACAATTGGATCCTCTTCATTGTTCAAAACAATCCCACAAGATCAGATGAAAAGCACAAAGCTACAAGATAAGGAGGAAAAAAAGTTAATTGACGATTTCTGGGCTTTTAGATTTTTCCTAGGTAATAGTACAAAGTGCTTCTTGTAAATTTTGCAGTATTAACTGGTATTTTCAGTTAGTAGCTTCATTAGAGTTAAAGACCAATATGGTAACTCAGGGAAAACTTGATCATCCTGTTAAGTGGTTTGAATTGAATATACAAGCTGAGAGTTCGAACTAACAAACATAATAATAGCTACCCAAATAACATCACTAGGAAACTAGGACGCAGATAACTGAACAATTTCTTGTACACCATTGAGTGTTGGATAAATGACATTGTAACTGGACCTGCACTAGATGGACAATAGTAGTTTCTAGTTTATTATAATTGCAGTATAAGATCATACAACTTGACTTGAGGATTACTTACAGAGACAGTAAGTGGAGGACGCAAGCTGTGGGCCTGTGGCTGATACAGCTGCATGCTACTGCCTGAACTGGGGGTGTCGACACCATCCATCCTCATCATCCCAAATGAATATCTCAGGGATGTGAGTTATCCTTTGGTAATCTTCAAATGGATTCTTCAGAAATGCATCCAATCTTTCATTGGGATGACACAGATATAGAGATTGGAGATTGGTCAAGTGCTGGATCCCCCGAGGGAACTCCTCCAGGAATTTAAGGTTCGCCATTCCTAGTTCTAGGAGATTAGGCATGGCACCTGCCTCCACACTCAACCATCTCAAACCGCTTAAAGCAAGAATGTTTAACTGCTCAAGCTTCGGAAAGCTTCCAGCCTTGAAACACAAAACCTCTCCTTGGTATGCCTGATTCAGATCCATTGTTTGCAAATTTGGCAAATGCTGAAGGGATTCAAGTGGATCATCAATTAACTCGCTCCAGAGCAACTCTATTGAGGTCAAGCCTTGTAAAGAACATATAAATTTGGGTACCTTTTCTAAACGGCCCCTCAAGCATAACATTTGAAGATTTTCAAGACTTGAACTCAAGGAGCTTTTCATGTAATTTAGATCAATTACCTCATCCTTATGTGATACTTGAACATATAATTGCTCAAGATTGGAGAGCCTCCCAAGAGAGGAGCAGAGCTCCTTTCCATTTTCTCTTCTTAGACTTGTAATGCCCAGCCTCTTCAATTGCTTAAGCTCTCCTATCTCTCTCATCATTGATGCATCATTCGCTTCTATGTAAAATAACCACTCCAGAGAAAGAAGCCTCCCAATGTTGTTTGGAGCTTTAAATCCGTTAAAGCCGTTGATGTCGTATTCATACGTAACATGTTGAAATGCATATGCCACGAGATGGAGGAGTCCTCTTATATGTAGGATCTCCTCAGGTAACTCACTTACAGCAGTGAAAGATAGATCCAGATACTCCAGATTCCGGAGACGTCCAATGGACTTTGGAATGATTTTAACTCTNNNNNNNNNNNNNNNNNNNNNNNNNNNNNNNNNNNNNNNNNNNNNNNNNNNNNNNNNNNNNNNNNNNNNNNNNNNNNNNNNNNNNNNNNNNNNNNNNNNNNNNNNNNNNNNNNNNNNNNNNNNNNNNNNNNNNNNNNNNNNNNNNNNNNNNNNNNNNNNNNNNNNNNNNNNNNNNNNNNNNNNNNNNNNNNNNNNNNNNNNNNNNNNNNNNNNNNNNNNNNNNNNNNNNNNNNNNNNNNNNNNNNNNNNNNNNNNNNNNNNNNNNNNNNNNNNNNNNNNNNNNNNNNNNNNNNNNNNNNNNNNNNNNNNNNNNNNNNNNNNNNNNNNNNNNNNNNNNNNNNNNNNNNNNNNNNNNNNNNNNNNNNNNNNNNNNNNNNNNNNNNNNNNNNNNNNNNNNNNNNNNNNNNNNNNNNNNNNNNNNNNNNNNNNNNNNNNNNNNNNNNNNNNNNNNNNNNNNNNNNNNNNNNNNNNNNNNNNNNNNNNNNNNNNNNNNNNNNNNNNNNNNNNNNNNNNNNNNNNNNNNNNNNNNNNNNNNNNNNNNNNNNNNNNNNNNNNNNNNNNNNNNNNNNNNNNNNNNNNNNNNNNNNNNNNNNNNNNNNNNNNNNNNNNNNNNNNNNNNNNNNNNNNNNNNNNNNNNNNNNNNNNNNNNNNNNNNNNNNNNNNNNNNNNNNNNNNNNNNNNNNNNNNNNNNNNNNNNNNNNNNNNNNNNNNNNNNNNNNNNNNNNNNNNNNNNNNNNNNNNNNNNNNNNNNNNNNNNNNNNNNNNNNNNNNNNNNNNNNNNNNNNNNNNNNNNNNNNNNNNNNNNNNNNNNNNNNNNNNNNNNNNNNNNNNNNNNNNNNNNNNNNNNNNNNNNNNNNNNNNNNNNNNNNNNNNNNNNNNNNNNNNNNNNNNNNNNNNNNNNNNNNNNNNNNNNNNNNNNNNNNNNNNNNNNNNNNNNNNNNNNNNNNNNNNNNNNNNNNNNNNNNNNNNNNNNNNNNNNNNNNNNNNNNNNNNNNNNNNNCCTTCCTGCTTAAGGCATCAGCTACTACGTTAGCCTtacccggatggtaattgatcgtgcagtcataatcttctaagaattccatccaacgacgttgtctcatattcaactccttttggAAAAAGAGGTACTCAAAGGTTACCCCAtacaggtagtgtctccacgTTTTCAGAGCAAAGACAACTACGgttaactccaaatcatgagtggGATAGTTTTGCTCGTGGgtcttcaatttcctagaggcaaaggCTATCACGTTCTTATTTTGCATCAATACACACCTTAAGCCTTCCTTCGAAGCATCAGTATACACAGTGAAGCTGTCCTTACCGTTAGGCAAGGCCAGAACAGGAGCCATAGTTAACCTTTTCTTCAACTCCTGAAAGCTCTGCTCACATCGGGCATCCCACAGAAATCGGTTACTTTTCTTTGTCAAATTGGTTAAAGGACTGGCAAGTTTTGAGAAATCCTTAATAAATCGCCGATAGTAACCTGCCAATCCTAAGAAGCATCGAATCTCAGTCGGACTCTCAGGTCTCTTCCACTCGGTCTTCCACCTTCGCCGGATCTATTGCAATCCCCTCCTTCGAAATTACATGTCCCATGAAGAAAACCTTCTCCAGCCAAAAcacacacttactaaatttggcgtaTAATTGGTGATCCCTTAGGATTTGTAAGACTAACTTCAGGTGTTGCACATGCTCCTCCCGGGTTTtcgagtagaccaaaatgtcatcgataaacaTAACGACAAAttggtccaggtagggtttgaaaactCAATGCATCAAGTCCATAAAAGCGGTAGGgccattggttagtccaaagggcatcacGGCAAATTCGAAATGCCCATACTGAGAATTGAAGGCAGTTTTAGGCACATCTTCTTTTCGGATCAATAATTGGTATTACCCCTGTCGAAGGTCCAGTTTTGAAAAGACCATTGcaccttgcaactggtcaaatagctcatcaatgtggggtagtgggtacttattcttaacggTTACGTTGTTCAACCCTCGGTAATTGATACATAATCTCAAGGtcccgtccttctttttaacaaagagAACGGGTGCTCTccaaggagatccactctcaAGAATAAAAccccgctccaaaagatctTGCAACTGCAGCTTCAGCTCCTTaagttcagcaggtgccatacggtatggggtcttagagataggtaAAATCCTTGGTAACAAGTTAATCtcaaattctatctctctttgcGGTGGTAGATTCACTAGCTCATCGGGAAACACGTCCGAATAGTCGCCTACTACTGGAACATCTTCTACGTTTAACTTATCAGTGGGAGTGTTGATGAGAAAGGCTAAGAACCCTCGTGCCCCTCTACTCAAAAGTTTCCTAACCCGAATACCCGAAACCATTGCAGACGAGGCTAAACTGCCCCTCACATCTAACTTTATGGTCACCTCCCCCGGAATACGAAATTTTACTATTTTCCTTATACAGTCAAGCTGGGCATCATACCtagctaaccagtccatgcccagaatcacatcgtaccccttaatagccaaacttatcaaattccccagtaacttcctctctcctacccagaTTTCACAGTTTACATACATTTTGCTAGTAACCAAACACTGGTCCCCCGTAGGCGTACTTACTTCCAATTCGTAGGGCAGGTTTACAGGGGTTATATTAATTCCACACATAAAtgcagggttaacaaaggaatgggtggcaccggggtctatcaaaatcctaACTAGACGGTGGAAGACaagaatcgtaccttccaccacctccgCCGAATCAGGGACAGGACGTTGCTCGATAGAGTACACTCGGGCAGGCACCTTCAGTTTCGTCACTTCCACCTTTGATTGTACTGAAGTCGCCTTAGAAGATTGTGTGATCCCTCTCGCCTCTCGGGGTTGAACTGGACAGCTGGCTATCTGGTGCTCCGCGCTCCCACAGCGTAAGCACTTCTTCTCCTTTCTCCAGCAGTTATCCTCCGTGTGCTTCCCACAGAACCCACACGGGCCACGAGAAACAGTGGCGGAGCTCCCTTGTGAGGCACTCCTCCGTTGGTCTCGTCTCGTCTGGCCACCTCTTACCGTACTCGAAACTCGTCCTTCTCCAGCTCCACGGCCAAATTTGGGAGGGGTACTCTTATCCCCCTGCGTAGAACTACCTCCGGAAAACCCACGTTTCCTCAGTTGAAAATTCCGAACTTGAAGCCTTGTGTTCTCAGCTCGCAAAGCCTtatccaccgcatcactaaaagtGTTAATCTGGGTCACGGCTAAATCCTtttggatttccacatttagcCCTTGAATGAAACGCCGTACCCTTCTTTGTTCAGTCATAATAAGTTCAGGGGCAAACTTGGCTAATCGGGTAAACTGGCTTTTGTATTCAGCCACGGATTGGGTGCCCTGGCGAAGTCGgatgaactcgtcctccttcttttcttggatcaaGGGCGGAAAGTACTtggcgttaaattctcttacaaAATTCACCCACATTCTGGGTGTCTGCTCTCTCCCCCACTTGGTtcgaataacattccaccaagaGCGAGCAGCCCCTTCTAATTGGAAGACCGCAAAAGTAACTTGCCTCTCTTCGGGGTAATGTAAGGCCGCAAAGATGTCcaccatcttctccaaccatCTTTCAGCCACATCgggatcgggccctccaagaaactttggtggggaaaacttttggaacctttcaagagctcGATCCTTACTTTCTACGTGATTCCCAGGGTTTTCGGGATTCCCGACAGGTGGGTTAGGGTtgtggccctgttgttgcaccaCATGGGCCAGCAAgtcggtcatttgctgcatagcggcagctatctggaGATTTGGATctaccctaggttcagggtttggtccagTTGAGGTTTCCGCAGTGTCTCTATCAGAAGGTTGCCTACTTCCACGTCCACGGCCTCGTTcactacgagtgccctccatGGTTCAAGTCAATCTAAGGTCGAGACACGTAATAACAATTAAAGAACCATACGGGCATAAGCTTATAAACATAggcaaataatcaaaataacacACAAGACATATATACACATAGAACATTCATACACAGATGTTGCAAGCAGTTATACAAAAGCAGTCGGTCAAGGACATACAAAAGAAATCCCATGCAACAAAAGGGATCCTCCAAAATATTATATACAAAGCTAGGCCAAAAGCAGCTCACTAAAAGCTTTCCTAACTACTCCCCTCATGGGATCAAAAGTTAGCTCACAAGGTTCTAGCCTAGTTTCCTACCGAGCCTACCGACTCTCCCCCTTGGCTAGAACTAGGGGTACTCCCACTTCCCCCTTCAGAAGTTCCATCTTCCGCAGCCTCCGCTTGCTCATTGGCACCAATCACGCCTTGGATTAGCGCCTCGCACTCATTAATGATACGGCCTGATCGGTCCCTCACTTGCCTGACCACGTTCGTAAGACGAGTATTCACCTCCTGCAATTGCTCCCTAAGAGCATTCGTTCGTTCCTGCTCTAGGGCTATGTCGTCCCGAAGCTCCCCTATCCGGTCCGCTTGCATTCTCATGATGCCTCTCAGCCTAAGCATCTCCGTGTGGTCCCTGGCGGCGGCCCGTCTAAGCCTTCTCCATTCATCTAGTACCGCCACGACCACGTGGTCCGCATAAGAGTGACTCTGGCAACGCCTACAACGACGGGTCCGACTAACGGTATACCAGAGCCGGATCGGACCTCCTGGCCTCTCCTACTAATCGATAAAGCGTGGGCATCTCCTAGGTGGCTCACCTCCACCCGCACCACTAGTTCCGGCCATAACCTACAGGGATAGTAAAAGGCCTAACTAGCTCAACCCGTTTCTTTAATACAGTTCCAAAatggttcctgtaaggaaaacaaagtaacaagggtgagcttacgctcgtgaggtaccaacaAAACACACAAGTGAGCACATATCATCACACAGTGATCTCAAAGCTTATAAACAACCAAACCAAcataaaaggatacaattggctctcaagagccatttTCCACTTGCCGCACTTGATTTTCAACCCGTTggcactccgtcaacctttgaAGTGAAGAACAACCTATAGATCACCACTTACACCGTATTCCTTCCACCGAACCCCCCTT from Coffea eugenioides isolate CCC68of chromosome 8, Ceug_1.0, whole genome shotgun sequence encodes the following:
- the LOC113781393 gene encoding uncharacterized protein LOC113781393; its protein translation is MAGKIAASQVTSSFDFELVGDDSDQLTTVVASSNQISPWIDPSKIKLRHRIGRGPFGDVWLATRHQATEEYEEYHEVAVKMLHPIKEDAINVVLRRLDDLFSKCQELESVCRMQGLSMISGKLCIVMKFYEGSIGDKMSRRKGGKLSLHDVLRYGTDLAHGLMELHSKEILILNLKPFNFLLNENNHAILGDVGIPYVLLGIPLLSLEMTRRLGTPNYMAPEQWQPEVRGPISFETDSWGFACSIVEMLTGVQPWSGKSVDEIYRSVVRRQEKPHIPAGLPPAVQNIISGCFEYDLRSRPLMEDILNALKSSQNAVFQDGNWIDPGGRKITEKSSSTGYSEWFLSKDCLQVGDMVRSRKPPDSCKPENMEVPEGTVVGLDLNSDQNGYVLVRVHGIHDPLRVNGSTLERVSYGFAAGDWVRLKAEGKKHSPVGILHLINRDGSVAAGFIGMETLWKGRYSELQMAEAYCVGQFVRLKSDTFNPRFEWPRKRGGEWATGRICQVLPNGCLVVRFPGRLTFGEENSSFLADPAEVQSVSFSTSPGVVKKYQHVEDFHWAVRPLLIALGLFTAMKLGLFVGKKISRSKIRKGRTNVIPGEAQSLEGHTAGNTGWLPPQVANIIFREGVSAPTSW